A part of Primulina eburnea isolate SZY01 chromosome 10, ASM2296580v1, whole genome shotgun sequence genomic DNA contains:
- the LOC140802832 gene encoding uncharacterized protein codes for MAMQIELFYNGLDGPTRGNVDAAAGGTIFSKTPDEAYDLLEQMTINSYQWPSERSGSRKPAGVYSVDPITSLTAQVSALTAQIAAMNKSGQSTSDVALVTAEEEPVVEEAQYINNRGFGGYRGNPPPNTYHPGLRNHENFSYANNKNVLNPPPGFNTQKKEGKPSFEDLFPSNTEVNPREQCKAVTLRSGKEVGIPEPAEESVEVTVEEDEGKSESVGEEKVEEPEKVLKPQPLPKVNLPYPQRFKKKGLDDQFAKFLEIFKKIHINIPFADALEQMPNYAKFIKDVMSKKRKLQEFETQNL; via the exons ATGGCTATGCAGATTGAgttattttacaatggtttaGATGGGCCAACTAGAGGGAATGTGGATGCAGCCGCCGGAGGTACTATTTTTTCTAAAACACCTGATGAGgcctatgatttgcttgaacagatgaccatcaacagttatcagtggccgagTGAAAGATCTGGATCAAGGAAACCTGCTGGAGTGTATTCTGTAGACCCAATCACATCACTTACTGCACAGGTTTCGGCATTGACCGCACAGATTGCAGCGATGAACAAGTCAGGCCAATCTACGTCTGATGTAGCATTGGTGACTGCTGAGGAAGAGCCAGTTGTGGAGGAAGCTCAGTACATCAACAATCGCGGCTTTGGAGGTTATCGAGGTAatcctccccctaatacttatcatccaggTTTGAGAAATCACGAGAATTTCTCTTATGCGAACAACAAGaacgtgttgaatcctccaccggggttcaatacacaaAAAAAGGAAGGAAAGCCATCTTTTGAAGATCTG TTTCCCAGCAATACCGAGGTGAATCCTAGGGAACAGTGCAAGGCTGTCACACTTAGGAGTGGCAAGGAAGTCGGAATTCCAGAGCCTGCTGAAGAAAGTGTAGAGGTTACAGTTGAGGAAGATGAAGGAAAGAGCGAAAGTGTTGGAGAAGAGAAAGTAGAGGAACCTGAGAAAGTACTTAAACCGCAGCCCTTACCAAAGGTGAATCTTCCATACCCACAGaggttcaagaagaaaggaCTAGATGATCAGTTTGCGAAGTTcctggaaattttcaagaaaatacacATCAACATCCCATTTGCCGATGCATTGGAGCAAATGCCCAATTATGCTAAGTTCATCAAGGATGTGATGTCCAAAAAGAGGAAACTTCAAGAGTTTGAGACC caaAACTTGTAA
- the LOC140802833 gene encoding uncharacterized protein produces MEVFDIVLWMESKLTRKDFEFFATRAYAVWRERLRVVHNNDAKKKGINVEWCETMLCGFQEARLSLLNSSASRAHSSSPNQWIAPPINHLRLDVDAAYNVNSNQYAIGGVVRDHEGQPLLAFGKKITKPPSVVAAEIIAIEEGFQITTTHHLRINQITSDSLMAVQAVTSPTEDFGYTGDFATKTRKLLATHGHLKLEHVLRTANGVAHSLASFAISSPSPFVWLCGEFPLWLVKLVIKDLDLV; encoded by the coding sequence ATGGAGGTTTTTGATATTGTATTATGGATGGAGAGCAAACTAACCAGGAAGGATTTTGAATTCTTTGCTACAAGAGCTTATGCAGTCTGGAGGGAGAGACTTCGAGTAGTTCATAACAATGATGCAAAGAAGAAGGGGATTAATGTGGAATGGTGTGAGACCATGCTGTGCGGTTTCCAAGAGGCGCGATTATCTTTGTTAAATTCATCAGCTAGTAGAGCTCACTCATCTTCACCGAATCAATGGATAGCACCGCCGATCAACCACTTGCGTTTGGACGTCGATGCAGCTTATAATGTTAATTCCAATCAATATGCGATCGGTGGTGTTGTGCGAGATCACGAGGGCCAGCCTTTGCTTGCTTTCGGGAAGAAAATTACTAAACCTCCTTCGGTGGTTGCTGCGGAAATTATTGCTATTGAGGAAGGCTTCCAAATTACCACGACTCATCATCTAAGGATTAACCAGATTACATCAGATTCTCTGATGGCAGTGCAAGCAGTCACTTCTCCAACAGAGGATTTTGGATACACGGGGGACTTTGCAACAAAGACCAGAAAGTTATTGGCTACCCATGGCCATTTAAAATTAGAACATGTATTGCGCACCGCAAATGGTGTTGCACATTCGTTAGCCTCTTTTGCTATTTCCTCTCCCTCACCTTTTGTGTGGCTTTGTGGAGAGTTTCCGCTTTGGTTAGTTAAACTTGTAATCAAGGATCTGGATTTGGTTTGA